The Opisthocomus hoazin isolate bOpiHoa1 chromosome 2, bOpiHoa1.hap1, whole genome shotgun sequence genomic interval TGTATTGTTTATCTAACACAATTTCAGCGTACATCTCCCTCCTTcccacgcatcagtacaggcttggggtggacctgctggagagcagctctgtggagagggacctgggtgtcctggtggacgacaggttaaccatgagccagcagcgtgccctggctgccaagaaggccaatgggatcctggggtgcctcaagaggagtgtgggcagcaggtcgagggaggttctccttcccctctactctgccctggtgaggcctcatccggagtactctgtccagttctgggctccccagttcaagaaagatgaggagctactggagagagtccagcggagggctacaaggatggtgaggggactggaacatctcccctgcaaggagaggctgagggagctgggcttgttcagcctgaagaagagaaggctgagaggggaccttagaaatgcctctaaatatctgcagggtgggggtcaggaggatggggccaagctcttttcagtggtgcccaatgacaggacaaggggcaacaggcacaaactgaagcagaggaagttccagctgaacaggaggaagaacttcttccctctgagggtcatggagccctggcccaggctgcccagggaggttgtggagtgtccttctctggagatattccagacccgcctggacgcggtgctgtgcagcctgctctgggtgaccctgcttgggcagggggttgggctgggtgacccacagagggccctgccaacccctaccgttctgtgattctgtgtgattccagCTAAAGTTGTCATTTATGATATGTGGAGGATGGCACCGGAAGCCATCCTCGGCAAAGGGTGCAGTAAGGCCGTGgactgggggtccctgggggtcctcaTCTACGAGATGGTGGCCTGGTGCCCCCCCTTCTTCGCAGCACAGCCCGACCAGATCTTTGAGAAGATCGTCTCGGGGCAGATAGTGAAGCTGAAGCTGATCGAGCACACGCTGAACGAGAAGCGGATCCTGCAGGCTGTCGCCTTCCCCTTCCTCGTCCACCTTGAGTAGTCCTTCAAGATTGGTCCCCATCACTGCCACCATGGTCCCCAGGGTGGTCCCCACCCTCCCCAGGATGTCCCTGACAACTCCAACCTGTACTTGGTGATGGAGCACATCGCAGGGGGGCAGCTGTTCTCCCACCTCCACGGCAGCAGGAGCTTCAAACAGCCCCACGCCCGCTTCTACGCTGCCCAAATCGTACTGGCCTTGGAGTACCTGCACACGATGGACATCATCTACCGCGACCTGAAGCCCGAGAACCTGCTCATTGACCAGCAAGGCTACATCAAAGTGGTAGATTTCGCCCTGGCCAAACGAGTAAGGGGCCGGACCAGGATGCTGTGCGGCACCCCGGAATACatggtgtggaattattagtaaaattaaggttttacatctgaaaattaaggtttatatgaaaaacgtaacAGTGTTCaccattgagggaaagcatgaaatccaaaggagctctgaggatgggacacagctgcagcaggcaggcgaggaatccactaatacagcaactccctgccatgtaccatagaggacggaacggagtggagactccgtggccctgctccgtgatgataaagcgggaagagatggttctctagaactgatcagcagctcagctggcccccggagccaacaggttttcgaaaccttgccagagtgctatcctctcgtgaactttgctcgttttaatatcattataataccaaaacacacctccatcctgaaggctccccacctccgaggtgcgaccacccctcttcgagtctgcgctctcgatttttcgtaaactcgACCTTTAAaagtgaagcgagagaattttacactaatcctgataaaaagtatgtatgactacagtcactcaaactccaccttaaaggcagaaaagatataaaaatagccagggaaatgggggatttttggagaagaagataacaccgtagattttcggagaagaagatcttcagaggaaaagaagagaacaCCGTGAGcgagtcaagggaaactccacctcagagtgcctccgacagccgggaccggccaacgggctgagcctcgcttctcccccccttgggatgccttgggtgagacttaaatgATATGTGTCTATAACCTAACACAGCAGTTACACAGTAACTGAAGTTACTGAAGTTACACAGCAGTTAGACAGCCTACccttttctttgtgttctgctttgATGGCAACTGTTTGCTCACCGATTTGCTTATTTCCTTTATGATGCTCTTCACGtctgtcccatccctggaagcttGCAGCGCAGCTTCATTGAAGGGAAAAATAAGGACAAAATCTCCTACACGGGGGACAGGCCTCTGGTCTTTATCAGAGAGGAAATAGGGGCGCATGGTTTTGTCGTTGCAGAAGTCAGGCGTAGGTAACCAGCGGCTGAGCTGGGCAGGCTGGCGTGGAGAATGCCCAGCTCCCGGGAGCTGTTTATTTTCAGCTTCAGCTTTTCCTCCGGAGGGTGTTTTTGGCATGTTCATCCCTTCCCGCAGCTGGGAAGTCAGCGTTTTTCTCGGATGCGCTGCGGCCGTTTTCGTGGCCAGGCTAGCCGCCTTCCGGCCTGATCCTCTGGCCGCCCGCAGGGCAGGTCGCACAGAAGAGGCAGAAGGGCATTTCGCCACTTTTTGGCGAGGGAGCAGGCCGCTGGCACTCTCGGCAGCTGCGCGCCAGGGCACCCGCCATCTGCCAGCCTCTGCCCCAGCCACTCGGTTTTGCCTGAAAGCATCAACCTGCTTGTAGTTCAGCAGCTCGACAACATCGTGGAGGAGCTTTCTCTTCACAGCGTCGTCGATGGAACAGTCTAAACACAAGGCCGGGTTGTAGTTGACTTCTAAAAGCCATGGCTTGAATTTGTCATCAATCAGGATGTCAAAGCCGAAGAGCTCAAAGCAGTTGGAAGCCACCGGTAAGGGGGTTACAGCAAGCAGGGTGAGAATCACTATGTTATTGATCTTCTGCCAGAGGACCACGTCGTCAACCCCAAATATTCGCAGGTAAGAACGGAATTTGCTGAATGTCCATTTGCAGCCACAGCCAATCccttctttatattttttatatgaaGCCCCATATTTGTTGATGCTGGTGTTTGTTAGGTGGGCGTAGACATCGTCCAGAGAACCGAGGTCAAACTTTTCAGTGGCAAACCTCACGAGCCCTTCTTCGTAAGTGTAGACGGTGAGCGGGCGGAAGCTGGTGACACACACGTAAAGGCGCAGATCCAGTTTATACCCGGCAATGAGCAAGGGGTTGCTAATGTACTTCTGCACAATGACTGCGCAGTCATACACCAAGTCTTTAATGTCTTGGAAAATGAGTATGCCCCTTCCACGGGAGAGATCCACAGGCTTGCAAATCCAGTAGCTAGGTCTTCTGCCCACTGACTCTCTCTCCTTGCTGTATTCTGCTATGAATTTCATGTAGTCATTGGGCATGATGAATGCCACTGGACTAAATTCATACAGGGCTGATCCATACGCTCCTTTCATACGTTTCAGATGCCTTGCCAAGTAGTCTTTTCTGGTGATGCGGACAGCTTCTGGGTAGTGGTTGAGCCTCTGCCACGGTTTAATGCTGTGGTGGTCTGCCATGCGGAAAGGTGAGTTCCGCCAGTACAGGTTCCAGTCTGTGTCATCTTGCCCCTTCTTGTCAAACTCAGTCCAGCCGCGTTCCAGCAAAACCTCACGGACTATTGCAGGGACATTCTCATGGAGACGGAACACCAACGGCCTCAAGATATCTCTTGTATCGTAGTCCTCTGCCACCGCTTCCATCCCActagctgaaagaaaacagaagcaccAGGAAGGAAACGGTGAAATTAATGCCACAGACTGTGCTAGCCGTCACCGCCTCGATGCGTTCCTAATGCCTGCCACTCTCAGCGTGTTCTCAAAGCACGTTGCCCCCGTGGGCTTCCACGGTCCACCACTGAGAAGTCCAAGGCTGCGTTTCAGCTGCAAGATATGTGCAAGGGCATCGATTCCAGGTAGCTGTTCAGGCAGCACAAAGCGCTGACCGCTGCAGCTATCTGCCTCCACACTTGGTTTACTTTTTCTCTGAGGCAGCTTACTACAGCAGTAGCTGTCCTAAAGCTTTTGTAACTCTTGGATATTTAGACTTTATGGTTTTTTTGCAACTGCCTTCAGCCTAACGGCCATAACTTTGCCTAGGAAGACTCACTTTGCACTGCTGCATTACCGAGACATTCTGCTAACCCCGCAGGGCGCCCTGCTCTGAGCAAACTCTCTCGGTTAAGATTATAAAGCCTGATGCAAAACTGACAGTAGACAGTAGGAAAATGCCTATTGATTCCAAtgctcttttcctccactgacaTAGGCTGATTTACCTCACTGATAACCTTCTGCTGCTCCTCCGGTGAGGCTCTCCCAGTTCCTGAAGAGCAGCTGTCACCATGTAGAGTGGCAATACCACGGATTCAGGAATGCACTGATCGGAATCCggtcaggatcgcaggcaggacaaggagcagggtcctcttcagaagctgggcATGGACAAAGAaagcgagaccctcatgatcccccatcTCTAAAGTGAGATCTGACACGTATGGCGCACAAATACCACGCTGGGTATCCTGGAATCCCAGGTCGCCTGTTCTGTCCGctcctccctgcaagtgcaacccttACGACCCCTCACTTGTGAAACATAAGAGATCTATCAATGACATTGGCTgctatagaaataattataagCATGGGTCTTTCTGCATTCCACTCCTCCTGTTAGCTCAGCAGAACCATAAACATCAGGGGTTATCAGCTCTGGAGGGCGGtcactgtctgaaaaatatgcagccaacttcagaaaaatgcagctgcttggaacaacttagctgaaaggaaaattcactgaAAGATaactggttctgttttaaccaaaagcaGGACAGCAGGGCACATTCTTGTCTCCTCACTTCCCTCTCCAGAAAATCATGTCCCATAGAAATGTATGTAGTTACTGAATGAAATACCATTTCCCAGTATCTAGAGTGGAAGTGGATCATGGTCCCCACCTATTTTTATGGGTAAGAAACACCTTTTTGAGTTATTCTGGGCATAGCAATTCTTATATAAACAGTCCACGAAGGGTGCTCTTCCCTCCCCAGCTAGTTCAATATATATCAGACTCCAACTAAATCCCCTGTCTTACTGGGTGGTGGGACAGCAGACAAAAAGTCCCACGGACctgcagagctcagagtgttgcTGTTTCTCTCAGTTTTAATTTCCTGAAATGCTACAGAGCCACTCCCTGAGGATTAGACTCAGTGTTTGGAACAGAGAGTGTCTTGGACGAGAGAAGAGCGCTTGTGCCGAGGACCGTTCTGACACAGCATTCCCATACTGACCTCCAACTCCTCTCAGAAAGCAGCCAGCAGAAGAAATACACGGTGGGGGGGACACACGCTGGACCAGACTCCTTCACATCCTACTACCAGAGTGACGTCCTGGctctttctttccagactgaGTTTTAGACTCCAGAACGAGTAGCCTCTGCCTTCCAAAcaactgcagacaccaagggAACACGTCACACGTGGAAGTACTCGGTGCAACGTGCAGCTGCGTCGGCCAGGGATGCTTTTCCTGTGGAAAAATTACAATTTATTGAAATGGAAAGCTTTCTTCCAGGGAACAAAAGTAATATTTTGCTGGTTTGTTTATTTCCTTTGAATTTTCCTGTTTGGGAACTGTCAGAatatcttattttcatttttaaaaagacaatggttcagactttttaaaatgctaatttagttttaaaattaaaagcccAAATGTGAAATGAAATGCTTTACCATTATCAAAATGTAAATTAACATAATTCTAAAGTTTTGCAAATCACAAGACAGTTCAAGATTCAAAtgtgaaaaacaattaaaaaattctTGCATGATGAGCAAACACGTTTctctctccagcccagcagcggTGACTCCCTCGTACGAGGCATCCCCGTCCCTGCTGTCTAGTGCGTTCTGCTGCTGCGACCAGGCTCCGAGGGCTAACCACAAAGCACAGGGCTCTTCTGCACGCAGTGCTGTGGAGTCTGCAACAAGTGCGTTGCAATGCAGGGAGCAAAGCCAGGAGAGCCTCAGTGGGCGCTCGATGGGTTTTAGAGAAGGGTCCAGGACGTATTTCAGCGAGGCTGGGAAGCACTGGTGTTAGAATTATACGGCTACTTTTCCACAGGAGTGTAGTATGTAGCTTAAAAATATCCCTGGACCATCTTATGTGCTGTAGGGAGGGAATCATTGTCTGAAAATGAAGGGATTTGAAGCAAGCTTGGTCCAGGACGCAAGGGATGAGGCTCCTATTGGAAGCGGACCTTATGCCTCACTAATGGGCTGAGGCTGCAGCCAAAATTTGAATTTCTGTGTAGGGTAACTTTCTATGTTACAAAGTAATATGTAATTCTATATTCCAATAGTAACACAGGTATTCATATATTTAGTGATGTTTTACAGTCAGACTTGCAGTACCCTTCTATCTCAGGCTTAAGCTAGTGTCGGAAGGGAGCAAGATCCAGACTGCAAAGGGATTATTTCTCTGAATGCCTTGCAGATCAGATTCCCTCCCTGTACAGACTGCAGCTGGATTCTCCTTAATGAGAGCATTCCCAGGGTGAGGGGTTTACAGGGAACAGGACAAAAACATGCTAAGTAGGTACTGAAGTGTGGTCATGATGTAACAGGACTTACAGGAAATACCACGAAGGTGAAAGTAGTCTTGCTGTGTCTCTCGCAGTCAGCGCTTCTCTTCAGACCCCAGGAAGTTGGGGGCTTGCTGCCGAGCTTGCACATACACCTGACGTGGTGGCCACAGGAAATCTTTGCTGTCTTTGCTGCCACTTTCTTTCCCGGGggtccttccttcctgcctgcttaCTAAAGAGCACTTTGTCACgtgctaaaaacaaaacaaagtgacAAAATCAACTACACAAAACTAAACAAGTTTTATAGCAGCTCGTTCAAATCTTTGAGCAAAGATTATTATGAAAAAGATGATGTAATTGAAAGTAGCCATGTAACTGAAAGTAGGATTTGGGTGAGTCAACGCATAGACCACAGTTAGCTTTGCCTCTTCTGCACTGCTCTGCATCGCTGTTGGCAGCGTTTCAGCAGAAGGCACTGCTGCACGTGAATCCAGCGCGTGGCAACCTGTGCCATCacggtctcacagaatcacagaacgtttggggttggcagggacctctgtgggtcacccagcccaaccccctgcccaagcagggtcacccacagcaggctgcacaggaccgcgtccaggcggggctggaatatctccagagaaggagactccacagcccctctgggcagcctgggccagggctccatcaccctcagagggaagaagttcttcctcctgttcagctggagcttcctctgcttcagtttgtgcccgttgccccttgtcctattgctgggcaccactggaaagagtctggccccgtcctcctgacccccacccttcagatatttagaggcatttctaaggtcccctctcagccttctcttctccaggctgaacaagcccagctccctcagcctctcctcggaggagagatgctccagtcccctcctcatcctcatagccctccgctggactctctccagtagctcctcatctttcttgaactggggagcccagcactggacgcagcacaGATCGGGCATTGCTCTAAATGAACGAACACAAACCTCACTCGCTTGACGCGTGCCCAGCTGAACGcccagctctccatcagcctccactAATTACACCCACCAGACCGACCAGCGCCTTCCCCTATCGCCTTTAAGCCCCCGGGGTGCCAGGCCCCGGGGCTGGAAGCCGCCCGCCTTGGGACCTGCCTTCAGAAACGACCATTTTACCGATTCCTCGAGGTTTCCGCCCGGCCCCGGTGACAGGCGCTGGGCCacagccgggccgggggccgcacCGCGCTGGCGTGAGCGCTGAACGCCGCGGACGCCGGAGTGGGGACCCGGCCTCCCCCCGCACA includes:
- the TTLL2 gene encoding putative tubulin polyglutamylase TTLL2, encoding MEAVAEDYDTRDILRPLVFRLHENVPAIVREVLLERGWTEFDKKGQDDTDWNLYWRNSPFRMADHHSIKPWQRLNHYPEAVRITRKDYLARHLKRMKGAYGSALYEFSPVAFIMPNDYMKFIAEYSKERESVGRRPSYWICKPVDLSRGRGILIFQDIKDLVYDCAVIVQKYISNPLLIAGYKLDLRLYVCVTSFRPLTVYTYEEGLVRFATEKFDLGSLDDVYAHLTNTSINKYGASYKKYKEGIGCGCKWTFSKFRSYLRIFGVDDVVLWQKINNIVILTLLAVTPLPVASNCFELFGFDILIDDKFKPWLLEVNYNPALCLDCSIDDAVKRKLLHDVVELLNYKQVDAFRQNRVAGAEAGRWRVPWRAAAESASGLLPRQKVAKCPSASSVRPALRAARGSGRKAASLATKTAAAHPRKTLTSQLREGMNMPKTPSGGKAEAENKQLPGAGHSPRQPAQLSRWLPTPDFCNDKTMRPYFLSDKDQRPVPRVGDFVLIFPFNEAALQASRDGTDVKSIIKEISKSVSKQLPSKQNTKKRVGCLTAV